In Candidatus Hydrogenedentota bacterium, one genomic interval encodes:
- a CDS encoding MFS transporter, whose amino-acid sequence MSDSQSASALPAATTMTKVVLLGAASLTIMSGAAISTALPSIEAAFPGNQLLTRLLLTLPALFILFCAPVAGIVADRWGRKPLLLGGLCLFVLAGTSGMYLGDFSLLLAGRALLGVAVAGVITSANTLVADYFTGAERQRFMGFQGATMSLGGVCFLVGGGLLAQWSWRANFAIYLLALPLIPLAWRHLAETRGIAGGGPDHADTTPMPLWKVVRVFAFAAYTMGVFYLIPTQMPFFLKELAGASPAMTGICIAASTLAAGVSSSQFGRFGKGMSHARRLAFASGMMGLGMAGLWWAAGIPSVLVSMAVFGSGMGWLMPANTFRLAELSPPRLRGRLMGILSSSLFLGQFVSPLFSQPLIARWGYGAAYGAAGLTLLASCAALMVLDRMGRRV is encoded by the coding sequence GTGAGCGATTCCCAGTCCGCCAGCGCACTCCCCGCCGCCACCACCATGACCAAGGTGGTGCTGCTGGGCGCGGCCAGCCTGACGATCATGTCGGGCGCGGCCATCTCCACGGCGCTGCCGTCCATTGAGGCGGCGTTTCCCGGCAACCAGTTGCTGACCCGCCTGCTCCTTACGCTGCCCGCGCTCTTCATCCTTTTTTGCGCGCCCGTCGCCGGCATTGTGGCGGACCGGTGGGGCCGGAAGCCCCTGCTGCTGGGGGGGCTTTGCCTGTTCGTTCTTGCGGGCACCTCGGGGATGTATTTGGGTGATTTTTCCCTGCTGCTGGCGGGGCGCGCCCTGCTGGGTGTGGCCGTGGCGGGGGTCATCACCAGTGCGAACACCCTGGTGGCGGATTATTTCACCGGCGCGGAGCGCCAGCGTTTCATGGGGTTCCAGGGCGCCACCATGTCCCTCGGCGGCGTGTGTTTTCTTGTGGGTGGGGGGCTGCTCGCGCAGTGGTCCTGGCGGGCCAATTTTGCCATCTATCTGCTTGCCCTGCCCCTGATTCCCCTGGCGTGGCGGCATCTCGCCGAAACCCGTGGAATTGCGGGGGGCGGTCCGGACCACGCGGACACCACGCCCATGCCGCTATGGAAAGTGGTCCGGGTGTTTGCCTTTGCCGCCTACACGATGGGCGTCTTTTACCTGATCCCCACCCAGATGCCCTTCTTTTTGAAGGAGCTCGCCGGCGCCTCGCCCGCCATGACGGGGATTTGCATCGCCGCGTCCACCCTTGCGGCGGGTGTGTCCTCCTCCCAGTTCGGGCGATTTGGCAAAGGCATGAGCCATGCGCGACGTCTCGCCTTCGCCTCGGGCATGATGGGGCTGGGCATGGCCGGGCTGTGGTGGGCCGCCGGCATTCCCTCCGTTCTCGTCTCCATGGCCGTTTTCGGCTCAGGCATGGGCTGGCTCATGCCCGCAAACACCTTCCGCCTTGCCGAACTGTCCCCTCCGCGCCTGCGCGGCAGGCTTATGGGCATCCTGTCCTCCAGCCTCTTTCTGGGCCAGTTTGTCTCCCCCCTGTTCAGCCAGCCCCTCATCGCCCGGTGGGGGTATGGGGCCGCCTATGGCGCGGCGGGGCTGACCCTGCTTGCGTCCTGCGCCGCACTTATGGTCCTGGACCGGATGGGGCGGCGCGTCTAA
- a CDS encoding efflux RND transporter periplasmic adaptor subunit encodes MKKALLAFVKFAATAALIAAGGYYYWQRGGGADMEGGAGSAPEKRSVPVSLTPAAVKDFEDLAAVQGNVRAKNFAMVSPVIGGPLQALHVNEGDSVKAGETLLFEVDSINLRNALDVRRQDLAVAVNGRREKEARLEQVQADFHKAEVDLRRYELLYEDNVVPVDTLELQQSRYKQTKAMLSLAQTLVQLGREQEQQAAIAVEIAQKNLDDAATVAPISGVVTMKLVEVGEMASAGHPVLRIEDPSELEVTAFLPAEHFGRVTEGVTRTRIRVYGVDAGELPVTYKSPAISPKLRSFEVRCALPGPPEGVATGAIAEMAVILESRTGVAVPSRAVVTRGGKSVVYTVENGMARGVEAATGLENGGWSEIVSGGIAEGAPVITMGQTLVEDGTPVSVQDGAK; translated from the coding sequence ATGAAAAAGGCTCTTCTCGCTTTTGTGAAGTTTGCCGCCACCGCCGCGCTCATTGCGGCGGGCGGCTATTACTACTGGCAGCGCGGGGGGGGCGCCGACATGGAAGGCGGGGCCGGGAGCGCGCCTGAAAAGCGCTCTGTCCCCGTGAGCCTGACCCCCGCCGCCGTGAAGGACTTCGAGGACTTGGCGGCGGTGCAGGGCAATGTCCGCGCCAAAAACTTCGCCATGGTTTCGCCGGTGATTGGGGGGCCCCTCCAGGCGCTCCATGTGAACGAGGGCGACTCTGTGAAGGCGGGCGAGACCCTGCTGTTCGAGGTGGACTCGATCAACCTGCGCAACGCGCTGGACGTGCGCAGGCAGGACCTGGCCGTGGCCGTGAACGGGCGCCGGGAGAAGGAGGCGCGTCTGGAGCAGGTGCAGGCGGACTTTCACAAGGCCGAGGTGGACCTGCGCCGCTATGAGCTGCTTTACGAGGACAACGTGGTGCCCGTGGACACGCTTGAACTCCAGCAGTCCCGCTACAAGCAGACCAAGGCGATGCTCAGCCTCGCCCAGACCCTGGTCCAGCTTGGCCGGGAACAGGAGCAGCAGGCGGCCATCGCCGTCGAGATTGCCCAGAAGAACCTGGACGACGCGGCCACGGTCGCGCCCATCAGCGGGGTGGTGACCATGAAACTGGTGGAGGTGGGAGAGATGGCCAGCGCGGGGCATCCCGTGCTGCGCATCGAGGACCCCTCTGAGCTTGAGGTCACCGCCTTCCTCCCGGCCGAGCATTTTGGCCGGGTCACTGAGGGCGTGACGAGGACCCGCATCCGGGTCTACGGCGTGGACGCGGGCGAGCTGCCCGTCACCTACAAGAGCCCCGCCATCAGCCCGAAACTGCGCTCCTTCGAGGTGCGCTGCGCCCTTCCCGGCCCGCCGGAGGGCGTGGCCACCGGGGCCATCGCAGAAATGGCCGTGATACTTGAAAGCCGGACCGGCGTCGCCGTCCCCTCGCGGGCCGTGGTCACACGGGGCGGAAAAAGCGTGGTGTACACTGTCGAGAACGGCATGGCGAGGGGGGTGGAGGCGGCCACGGGCCTTGAAAACGGGGGATGGTCCGAGATTGTGTCCGGCGGCATCGCCGAGGGCGCGCCGGTCATCACCATGGGGCAGACCCTGGTCGAGGACGGCACCCCGGTCAGCGTCCAGGACGGGGCAAAATAA
- a CDS encoding CerR family C-terminal domain-containing protein has product MQKILSGTKRVLVDAAGELFAQHGMEGTSVRAIAEKANANIAAVNYHFGSKENLYTEVLRHVITSNVTRTLADYAAQIEASESVEEMMRIVGDIIADRFTTFFSNDDPEWHGKLLMRSLLEPSPSLQRIVDQVFAPEHRALERAISRICPGMTALEAQLMAFSLSGQIAFYVLARTAILIFLGKKNYDTAFLDAAREHVSRIILAGIKDYNNAGASPAGHEKGLA; this is encoded by the coding sequence ATGCAAAAAATATTGAGTGGCACCAAACGTGTTCTGGTTGACGCCGCCGGTGAACTTTTTGCCCAGCATGGCATGGAGGGGACCAGCGTCCGGGCCATCGCCGAAAAGGCCAACGCGAACATCGCGGCGGTGAACTACCATTTTGGCTCGAAGGAGAACCTCTACACGGAGGTGCTGCGGCATGTCATCACGAGCAACGTGACCCGGACCTTGGCCGACTATGCGGCCCAGATCGAGGCGTCCGAGTCCGTGGAGGAGATGATGCGCATAGTGGGCGACATCATCGCGGACCGGTTCACCACGTTTTTTTCCAACGACGACCCGGAATGGCACGGAAAACTGCTGATGCGCTCCCTTCTGGAGCCGTCCCCGTCGCTGCAGCGGATAGTGGACCAGGTTTTCGCGCCGGAACACCGCGCATTGGAGCGGGCCATCAGCAGGATATGCCCGGGCATGACGGCCCTTGAGGCGCAGTTGATGGCCTTTTCCCTGTCCGGCCAGATTGCCTTCTATGTGCTTGCCCGCACCGCCATTCTGATATTTCTCGGCAAAAAAAACTACGACACGGCGTTTCTCGACGCCGCCCGGGAACACGTGAGCAGAATCATTCTGGCGGGAATCAAGGACTACAACAACGCCGGGGCCTCTCCGGCCGGCCATGAAAAAGGATTGGCATGA